A window of the Barnesiella propionica genome harbors these coding sequences:
- a CDS encoding DUF4301 family protein, with protein sequence MYSSEDLQLLASKGITEKQIEEQLCCFMKGFPFLKIDASASIGNGILSVSPQEAGTYLNVWEQYLNENHKIVKFVPASGAASRMFKNLFEFTSASYDVPTTEFEKKFFKDIRKFAFYSDLNAVCKKNNGHSVEELMVSGEYKAVVLNLLEEKGLNYGFLPKGMLKFHHYDNVDRTAMEEHLAEGAMYAANKSKEVNVHFTVSHEHMPFFKELVAKKQALYEKEFGVKYDIGFSEQKPSTDTIAADMDNEPFRENGKLVFRPGGHGALIENLNDIDADVIFVKNIDNVVPDRLKDETVYYKKLIGGVLISLKQKIDNYVRLLKSGKYTMDDLREMIEFMHRRLFIRNPETKNLEDGELALYLLKKLDRPIRVCGMVKNVGEPGGGPFLAYNEDGTISLQILESSQIDVNNPRAKAQFESGTHFNPVDLVCSVKGVDGKFDLPKYVDKNTGFISYKSKGGKDLKALELPGLWNGAMSDWNTLFVEVPIETFNPVKTVNDLLRDQHQ encoded by the coding sequence ATGTATTCTTCAGAAGATTTGCAATTATTAGCCTCTAAGGGCATAACCGAAAAACAGATAGAAGAACAACTCTGTTGTTTTATGAAGGGTTTTCCTTTTTTGAAAATAGATGCTTCGGCCTCAATCGGTAACGGGATTTTGTCGGTGTCTCCCCAAGAGGCCGGAACATATTTGAATGTTTGGGAACAATATCTGAATGAGAATCATAAGATAGTAAAATTTGTCCCAGCATCGGGTGCGGCAAGCCGTATGTTCAAAAACTTGTTCGAATTTACATCTGCCTCGTATGATGTACCTACTACCGAGTTTGAGAAAAAGTTTTTTAAAGATATCCGAAAATTTGCTTTTTATTCCGACCTGAATGCCGTATGCAAGAAAAATAATGGTCATAGTGTTGAAGAACTTATGGTATCGGGAGAATATAAGGCTGTAGTTTTAAATCTTCTGGAAGAAAAAGGACTTAATTATGGTTTTTTACCTAAAGGCATGCTTAAATTTCATCATTACGACAATGTAGATCGTACAGCTATGGAAGAGCATTTGGCCGAAGGAGCCATGTATGCTGCTAATAAAAGTAAAGAGGTAAATGTTCATTTTACAGTTTCGCATGAGCATATGCCGTTTTTTAAAGAATTGGTTGCAAAAAAACAAGCCCTATATGAAAAAGAATTCGGAGTAAAATACGATATTGGTTTTTCGGAGCAAAAACCTTCTACCGATACTATTGCAGCCGATATGGATAACGAACCATTCAGGGAAAACGGGAAATTGGTTTTTCGCCCTGGTGGACACGGAGCTTTAATTGAGAATCTGAATGATATAGATGCAGATGTTATATTTGTAAAAAATATAGATAATGTAGTTCCGGACAGGTTGAAAGATGAAACGGTTTATTATAAAAAATTAATAGGAGGGGTTCTTATCAGTCTTAAACAGAAGATTGATAATTATGTCCGGTTACTTAAAAGCGGAAAATATACGATGGACGATTTACGTGAGATGATAGAATTTATGCATCGCAGATTATTTATACGTAATCCGGAAACAAAAAATCTGGAAGATGGTGAACTGGCTCTTTATTTGTTGAAAAAATTAGATCGTCCGATTCGTGTCTGTGGTATGGTAAAAAATGTAGGAGAACCGGGTGGAGGACCGTTTTTGGCATATAATGAGGATGGAACTATCTCTTTGCAGATTTTGGAGAGTTCACAGATAGACGTTAATAATCCCCGTGCAAAAGCACAATTTGAATCTGGAACTCATTTTAATCCGGTAGATTTGGTCTGTTCGGTAAAAGGAGTGGATGGAAAATTTGATTTGCCGAAGTATGTTGACAAAAATACAGGTTTCATTTCATATAAATCAAAAGGAGGCAAAGACTTGAAAGCGTTGGAGTTGCCGGGATTGTGGAATGGAGCTATGAGCGACTGGAATACATTGTTCGTAGAAGTGCCTATCGAAACTTTTAATCCTGTAAAGACCGTGAACGATTTGTTAAGGGATCAACATCAATAA
- a CDS encoding DEAD/DEAH box helicase, translating to MRFDELDLEESVLQGLDAMNFRETTPVQELTIPVILKKRDLIACAQTGTGKTAAYILPLLNLLIKEKPAKDAIRAVIVAPTRELAQQIDMQFEGFSYFLPISTVVISGGGDGASWDQQKRGLNMGADIIIATPGRLLSHMKIMNIDFSKVQYFILDEADRMLDMGFYDDIMQIGKSLPVDRQTILFSATMPPKIRQLAKNILRDPVEINVAISKPNEAIVQSAYICYEPQKMGIIEDLFQKPSGSKTIIFASSKLKVKDLAYTLKKKKLKVAAMHSDLEQSQREEVMLDFKNNKIDILVATDIVSRGIDIDSIGLVINYDVPHDPEDYIHRIGRTARANAEGAAITFVSEKDQSKFHRIESFIGREIDKAVLPEGLGEAPEYAPEKRRGSNYGRRGSKHGDNRGRGRADRARNEHSKHFRKKTDNNDSVSGNDESQGSYPKNKKRYYRPKRNTNNDTGKKD from the coding sequence ATGAGATTTGATGAATTAGATTTAGAAGAAAGTGTTTTACAGGGATTAGATGCCATGAATTTCAGGGAAACTACGCCTGTGCAGGAACTCACTATACCCGTTATTTTGAAAAAAAGAGATTTGATTGCGTGCGCTCAGACCGGAACAGGAAAAACAGCTGCTTATATACTTCCGCTATTGAATTTGCTTATAAAAGAGAAACCGGCGAAGGATGCTATACGTGCCGTTATTGTTGCTCCAACCCGAGAACTTGCTCAACAAATAGATATGCAGTTTGAAGGTTTTTCTTATTTTCTTCCTATTTCGACTGTCGTTATATCGGGAGGAGGAGACGGTGCTTCCTGGGATCAGCAAAAGAGAGGACTGAATATGGGGGCCGATATTATTATTGCAACTCCGGGCAGGTTGCTTTCTCATATGAAAATAATGAATATTGATTTTTCGAAAGTTCAGTATTTTATTCTGGATGAAGCGGACAGAATGCTGGATATGGGTTTTTACGATGATATCATGCAAATAGGAAAGAGTTTGCCGGTAGACCGTCAGACGATCCTTTTTTCTGCGACAATGCCACCTAAAATCCGCCAACTGGCCAAAAATATATTGCGTGATCCTGTGGAAATAAATGTAGCGATATCAAAGCCGAACGAAGCTATCGTACAAAGCGCATACATATGTTATGAACCTCAGAAAATGGGAATTATAGAGGATTTGTTCCAGAAACCCTCTGGAAGTAAAACGATCATTTTTGCTTCATCCAAACTAAAAGTGAAAGATTTGGCATATACTTTGAAAAAGAAGAAACTGAAAGTGGCAGCTATGCATTCCGATCTGGAGCAATCTCAACGGGAAGAGGTTATGCTGGATTTTAAGAATAATAAAATAGATATACTGGTTGCTACAGATATAGTATCCAGAGGTATCGATATCGATTCGATAGGGTTAGTCATAAATTATGATGTGCCTCATGATCCAGAAGATTATATTCACCGTATAGGCCGTACGGCACGTGCTAATGCTGAAGGGGCAGCCATAACTTTTGTGTCGGAAAAAGACCAGAGTAAATTTCATCGGATAGAATCATTTATCGGGCGGGAAATTGATAAAGCAGTTTTGCCAGAAGGTTTGGGTGAAGCCCCTGAATATGCTCCCGAGAAGAGAAGAGGTAGTAATTACGGAAGAAGAGGGTCGAAACATGGTGATAATAGGGGCAGAGGACGTGCAGACCGTGCGCGGAATGAGCATTCCAAACATTTTAGAAAAAAAACGGATAATAATGATTCTGTATCGGGAAACGATGAAAGCCAGGGAAGTTATCCTAAGAATAAAAAACGCTATTATCGCCCGAAACGTAATACAAATAACGACACTGGGAAAAAAGATTAA
- a CDS encoding RelA/SpoT family protein — MASNNYFTEEEKNTFLNSYRELCRCTRNVSTQEDFTHIRKLISEAVKTGHYQRDKHGLNPALRNINTALILAQKVGYERSMLVSVLVYNLVVSEFMSIEEIEQEFGEDITKIIRGLMKAKSLYAKQAAVESDNFRKLLLTFAEDVRVIIIMIADRLCVMRMINHHPNEKFRYDVACEASYLYAPLSHRLGLYGIKSELEDLSLKYTNRETFSKIAHELNATKRERDRFIADFIAPIQKKLEEAGLSFEIKGRTKSIFSIWNKMKKQKAELKDIYDLFAIRVVLDTPTEHEKAECWQVYSIITDMYQPNPKRLKDWLSIPKSNGYESLHITVWAENRWVEVQIRTKRMDEIAERGLAAHWKYKGLKSEKGLDDWMNNVREVLETADSGPLELMKDFRMDLYDKEVFVFTPKGDLYKLPLGATILDFAFLIHTRLGCKCVGGKVNGKNQTIKYQLKSGDTIEILTSPTQTPKQDWLNIATTSKTRIKIKQALNEALNKAAEFGKELLQRRFKNRKIEMDDAILMRLIKKTGYKTVTDFYRELAEERLDVNDIIEKYLEMGKEKEETFETRTAEEYVLTSETKEDELVIGSNLKGVDYTLSKCCNPIYGDDIFGFVSTQGTIKVHRKDCPNAPQMFSRFRYRIINARWSGKQGSQYVTVLRVVGNDDIGIVTNITSIISKEKNVAMRSISIDSNDGLFQGHITVTVNDLSALNGLIKKLKTVKGVKDVQRGSI; from the coding sequence ATGGCAAGTAACAACTACTTTACCGAAGAAGAAAAAAATACTTTCCTGAACAGTTACCGGGAACTATGCCGTTGCACCCGTAACGTGTCAACGCAGGAAGATTTTACCCACATCAGGAAACTGATTAGCGAAGCGGTAAAAACTGGCCATTATCAACGAGATAAACATGGATTGAATCCGGCTTTGCGCAATATAAACACAGCTCTGATTTTAGCCCAAAAAGTAGGTTACGAAAGAAGTATGCTGGTATCTGTACTGGTATATAACCTGGTCGTTTCCGAATTCATGTCAATAGAAGAGATAGAACAAGAATTCGGCGAAGATATTACAAAAATTATCCGGGGCCTCATGAAAGCAAAAAGCCTGTACGCAAAACAAGCAGCAGTCGAAAGTGATAATTTCAGGAAACTTCTGCTTACTTTCGCCGAAGATGTACGGGTTATTATCATAATGATCGCAGACAGGCTTTGCGTCATGAGAATGATTAACCATCATCCGAACGAAAAATTTCGGTATGATGTGGCCTGCGAAGCTTCATATTTATATGCACCACTATCTCATCGTCTGGGATTATATGGTATCAAATCGGAACTGGAAGATCTTTCTCTTAAATATACCAACCGGGAAACATTCTCGAAAATAGCTCATGAACTCAATGCGACCAAAAGAGAAAGAGACCGGTTTATTGCAGATTTCATAGCTCCTATCCAAAAAAAACTGGAAGAAGCGGGTCTTTCATTTGAAATAAAAGGCCGCACAAAATCCATATTCTCCATCTGGAACAAGATGAAGAAACAAAAAGCGGAGCTTAAAGATATATACGACCTTTTTGCCATCCGTGTAGTGCTGGATACTCCTACGGAACACGAAAAAGCCGAATGCTGGCAAGTATATTCCATTATTACGGATATGTATCAGCCAAATCCAAAACGTCTGAAAGACTGGCTTTCCATCCCTAAATCAAACGGTTATGAATCGCTACATATAACCGTATGGGCTGAAAACCGATGGGTCGAAGTGCAGATACGCACCAAGCGAATGGACGAGATCGCAGAACGGGGATTGGCTGCGCACTGGAAGTATAAAGGACTAAAAAGTGAAAAGGGACTGGACGATTGGATGAACAATGTCCGGGAAGTTCTTGAAACGGCAGACTCTGGTCCATTGGAACTAATGAAAGATTTCCGTATGGACCTATATGACAAGGAAGTCTTTGTCTTTACACCTAAGGGAGACTTATACAAATTGCCATTGGGGGCTACAATCCTTGATTTTGCCTTTCTCATACATACAAGACTGGGCTGTAAATGCGTGGGCGGAAAAGTGAACGGTAAAAACCAGACTATTAAATATCAGCTTAAAAGCGGCGATACGATAGAAATTCTCACTTCTCCCACCCAGACACCAAAACAGGACTGGTTAAATATCGCGACCACCTCCAAAACGCGGATAAAAATAAAACAGGCTCTGAACGAAGCTTTAAATAAAGCAGCGGAATTCGGAAAAGAATTACTGCAACGAAGATTCAAGAACCGGAAAATAGAGATGGATGATGCCATTCTCATGCGTCTTATCAAAAAAACAGGTTACAAAACCGTAACAGATTTTTATCGGGAACTGGCTGAGGAACGTCTCGATGTCAATGACATCATAGAGAAATACCTGGAAATGGGGAAAGAAAAAGAAGAAACTTTCGAAACCCGTACAGCCGAAGAATATGTTCTGACATCCGAGACAAAAGAGGACGAACTCGTTATCGGAAGTAATCTGAAAGGCGTGGATTATACTCTATCCAAATGTTGCAATCCTATTTATGGAGATGATATTTTCGGTTTTGTGTCTACCCAGGGTACCATAAAAGTACATCGTAAAGATTGTCCGAATGCACCTCAAATGTTCAGCCGTTTTCGTTACCGCATCATTAACGCACGCTGGTCGGGAAAACAAGGTTCGCAATATGTAACCGTACTCCGGGTCGTAGGAAACGACGATATAGGAATAGTTACCAACATAACTTCTATTATCTCAAAAGAGAAAAATGTAGCGATGAGAAGTATTTCTATAGACTCTAACGACGGACTGTTCCAGGGCCATATCACAGTTACCGTAAATGATTTATCGGCACTGAACGGGCTGATTAAAAAGCTCAAAACAGTAAAAGGAGTGAAAGACGTACAAAGAGGATCAATATAA
- a CDS encoding transposase, producing MLQFESLLHLIDTLHTEEECRQYLEDVRWNGNPVCPHCSSISDKL from the coding sequence ATGCTACAATTTGAGTCACTTTTACATTTGATAGATACCTTGCATACTGAGGAGGAATGCAGGCAATATCTTGAAGATGTCAGATGGAATGGAAATCCTGTCTGTCCTCATTGTAGTAGCATTTCAGATAAGCTCTAA
- a CDS encoding DUF2156 domain-containing protein, translating into MKIGSIPFRPITIADKEIITSYTFFSNLRNCDFSFANICSWRFLYDSEFAVVNDLLLIRFWIDEGRVAYMMPVGSGNIVQAIRELEQDAERQEHALCILGVSSDSKNFLESVFPQEFKFIPERDYYDYIYLRDDLIRLAGKKYQSKRNFINRFMQAYPQYSFTAITPEIVPQCLELESVWCKENGCEEDEALLNERRSMTFALNHYEELDILGAALWVDGKIVAFTYGAPINGDTFGVHVEKADTTIEGAYQVINKLFAELIPEKYIYINREEDLGLPGLRKSKLSYHPYILLEKYAAIKFRE; encoded by the coding sequence ATGAAAATCGGTTCAATTCCTTTCAGGCCTATAACGATAGCCGATAAAGAAATTATTACCAGTTATACTTTTTTTTCCAATTTACGAAATTGTGATTTTTCATTTGCCAATATATGCAGTTGGCGTTTTTTATATGATAGTGAATTTGCTGTTGTGAATGATCTGTTATTAATCAGGTTTTGGATTGACGAAGGAAGAGTGGCATATATGATGCCGGTAGGCTCAGGCAATATAGTGCAGGCAATTCGGGAGTTGGAACAAGATGCCGAAAGACAGGAGCATGCCCTGTGTATTTTGGGAGTATCGTCCGACTCGAAAAATTTTCTTGAATCAGTTTTTCCCCAGGAATTTAAATTTATTCCCGAGCGTGATTATTACGATTATATTTATCTTAGAGACGATCTGATACGTTTAGCAGGTAAGAAGTATCAGTCTAAACGCAATTTTATAAATCGTTTTATGCAGGCATATCCGCAATATTCTTTTACAGCTATAACTCCGGAAATAGTTCCGCAATGTCTCGAACTGGAATCGGTCTGGTGTAAGGAGAACGGATGTGAAGAAGATGAAGCATTATTGAACGAGCGACGATCTATGACTTTTGCTTTAAATCATTATGAGGAGTTGGACATATTAGGGGCCGCTTTGTGGGTAGACGGCAAGATTGTGGCTTTTACTTATGGTGCACCGATTAACGGAGACACGTTCGGCGTACATGTCGAGAAAGCCGATACGACGATAGAAGGGGCTTATCAGGTAATCAATAAATTGTTTGCGGAACTTATCCCTGAAAAATATATTTATATCAATAGGGAAGAAGATCTTGGCTTGCCGGGATTGAGAAAATCCAAACTTTCTTATCATCCTTATATTTTGCTGGAAAAATATGCAGCGATAAAATTCAGAGAATAA
- the trxA gene encoding thioredoxin yields the protein MKKILVFVLLFSGLLLAGSCSGTGKNKEVAQNSTEQAINEKVLVKPLSQTEFLQKVSDYASNPDDWKYLGDKPCVIDFYATWCGPCRQMSPIIEELAGELEGKVIFYKVDVDQEPELAGAFGIQSIPTFALCPMEGEPHFMMGAMDKSAFKEAIEKYLLK from the coding sequence ATGAAAAAGATTCTTGTGTTCGTTTTATTATTTTCCGGTCTTTTATTGGCAGGAAGTTGTTCCGGAACTGGCAAAAACAAAGAAGTTGCTCAAAATAGTACGGAACAGGCTATTAATGAGAAAGTTCTTGTAAAACCTTTATCACAAACCGAATTCTTACAAAAAGTTTCGGATTATGCCAGTAATCCGGATGACTGGAAATATCTGGGTGATAAACCTTGTGTTATAGATTTTTATGCTACTTGGTGCGGACCTTGTCGTCAGATGTCTCCTATCATAGAAGAACTGGCGGGAGAATTGGAAGGAAAAGTTATATTTTATAAAGTAGATGTAGATCAGGAGCCTGAACTGGCCGGAGCTTTTGGCATTCAGAGTATACCTACTTTCGCATTATGTCCCATGGAAGGGGAACCGCATTTTATGATGGGGGCTATGGATAAATCGGC
- a CDS encoding GNAT family N-acetyltransferase — translation MEKQQVIDLWQTCFQDDESFVSLYFSRVYKDENTIGYSENNKLVSVLQMIPYTMTFHKTEIKLAYISGAATSPDFRDRGLMTRLLGDAYKTMRERGIPLSVLIPAQPWLYGYYGRMGYSPVFYQKVERYTSVHNFHEMPGFHRADVSKKEIYVFFDRMMKCRPCCVQHTFEDFEVICDDLEQSGGELVAMADDLNNIVALAFVQVHDGEAWIIESLYSHDKIKDILMGEVTRIFPGMSLNLIIIPSVNTTDNVRFGMARVIDAEKLLGLVAAAYPYFKCTIRLSDDILLENNGFFVISNGKCFIIDEKDIEPDYDINIETLASMLFGDNHVAELLSFPSQRPYMSLMLN, via the coding sequence ATGGAAAAGCAACAAGTAATAGATTTATGGCAAACTTGTTTTCAGGACGATGAAAGCTTTGTGTCTCTTTATTTCAGCCGGGTATATAAAGATGAAAACACAATAGGCTATTCTGAAAATAATAAATTGGTCTCGGTATTACAAATGATTCCTTATACGATGACTTTTCATAAAACGGAAATAAAGCTGGCTTATATTTCAGGTGCTGCTACATCCCCTGATTTTCGGGATCGTGGTTTAATGACCAGATTACTGGGTGATGCTTATAAGACAATGAGAGAACGTGGTATACCTCTTTCTGTACTTATTCCTGCCCAGCCCTGGCTGTATGGCTATTATGGACGTATGGGATATTCTCCGGTTTTTTACCAGAAGGTGGAACGATATACTTCTGTTCATAATTTTCATGAAATGCCTGGTTTCCATCGTGCAGATGTTTCGAAAAAAGAAATATATGTTTTTTTCGACCGGATGATGAAATGTCGCCCTTGTTGCGTACAACATACGTTTGAGGATTTCGAAGTAATTTGTGATGATCTGGAACAAAGTGGGGGAGAGCTCGTTGCTATGGCCGACGATTTAAACAATATCGTCGCATTGGCATTCGTTCAGGTACATGACGGAGAAGCATGGATAATTGAATCTCTTTATTCCCATGATAAAATAAAAGATATATTAATGGGAGAGGTTACACGTATTTTTCCTGGTATGTCTTTAAATCTGATAATTATACCTTCAGTAAATACTACTGATAATGTAAGATTCGGAATGGCACGGGTTATTGATGCGGAAAAATTACTGGGATTAGTAGCTGCTGCTTATCCTTATTTTAAATGTACGATACGCTTATCGGATGATATACTTTTGGAGAATAATGGTTTTTTTGTAATTTCGAATGGTAAATGTTTTATTATCGATGAAAAAGATATAGAACCCGATTATGATATAAATATCGAAACATTGGCTTCTATGTTGTTTGGGGATAATCATGTGGCAGAATTATTGTCGTTTCCGTCTCAAAGACCTTATATGAGCTTGATGTTGAATTAA